In one Culex quinquefasciatus strain JHB chromosome 2, VPISU_Cqui_1.0_pri_paternal, whole genome shotgun sequence genomic region, the following are encoded:
- the LOC6042125 gene encoding mucin-5AC: MDVDSPNSLKRCSSAPHINNLLPTTAVGHHLSPIVPMEEGQSHQPEDNQSAESVQIKTGTLLQQHGQQHQQQNLANSQLHSMSSSSTSSLQAGAAAAAPHRESPPTSFSNIFAPRVRRFSASFSPLAVISNGSSSPVRSGSCTPGPRLTPRISQLRQEECADLSNSREVNHEREIHSAMQMSQSYEDLTLVTENWSFSSTTNTKHNDDLINPLHVALPSIGTNYCSSPSPTSRAGLGLQYPTTSPSPTRKYVTRRSMSPCPIRPSPLSSVKRKFDLEGGGSGGEGGNNYGNCYSPPPLKKIFTGADRGTSPVCQTPSPSPICPSPDSSTASFENGSNNASSGSGRITPKFFVTRLSASGQLFAGNGNGGAPPPASLASLNPQLVATVAQATAGPGIVTESPPSSSSSSSFMMMDCGVSSSSGGGGVGERKQQVPVVAAATTTVSSSGEEGKIDCDEDITDLNVIGSSTSMATTESSEAAMEEVIKTTRALDSESELLDSRSSSVVSNCHRLSSGGSVGSVSENNNSAEGSGSLCPLSANGAASASSSQFMATNIEIAET; encoded by the exons ATGGATGTTGATTCGCCCAATTCCCTGAAACGGTGCTCGAGCGCACCCCACATCAACAACCTGCTGCCGACGACGGCCGTCGGCCACCACCTCAGCCCAATAGTGCCAATGGAGGAAGGACAATCACACCAGCCGGAAGACAATCAATCAGCGGAGTCCGTACAGATCAAAACCGGCACTCTGCTGCAGCAGCACGGCCAACAGCATCAGCAGCAGAACCTTGCCAATTCCCAGCTACACAGCATGTCTTCATCCAGCACTTCCAGTTTGCAAGCCGGCGCCGCCGCTGCTGCCCCTCACCGCGAATCCCCGCCGACTTCCTTCTCGAACATCTTTGCGCCACGGGTTCGCCGGTTCTCGGCCAGCTTCAGCCCACTGGCGGTTATTTCGAACGGCAGTTCCAGCCCAGTTCGATCCGGAAGTTGCACACCCGGCCCACGGCTCACGCCCCGGATATCGCAGCTCCGCCAGGAGGAATGTGCTGACCTGAGCAACAGCCGGGAGGTCAACCACGAGCGCGAAATCCACTCCGCTATGCAAATGTCCCAGAGTTACGAAGATCTGACGCTGGTCACCGAGAACTGGTCCTTTTCGTCGACCACCAACACCAAGCACAACGACGACCTGATCAATCCGCTGCATGTCGCGCTGCCCTCGATCGGCACCAACTACTGCTCTAGTCCTTCCCCGACCAG TCGCGCCGGTCTGGGGCTGCAGTATCCGACGACGTCGCCCTCGCCCACGCGCAAGTACGTAACGCGCCGCTCGATGTCGCCCTGCCCGATCCGGCCCAGTCCGCTGAGCTCGGTGAAGCGCAAGTTCGACCTGGAGGGAGGCGGAAGCGGTGGCGAGGGAGGGAACAACTACGGCAACTGCTACTCTCCGCCGCCGCTGAAGAAGATTTTCACCGGAGCGGACAG GGGAACATCTCCCGTGTGCCAAACGCCCTCCCCGTCGCCGATCTGTCCCAGCCCGGACTCGTCGACGGCTTCGTTCGAGAACGGCAGCAACAACGCTTCCAGCGGCAGCGGCCGAATAACGCCCAAATTCTTCGTCACCCGTCTGTCGGCATCCGGCCAGCTGTTTGCCGGCAATGGCAACGGAGGTGCACCACCACCCGCTTCGTTGGCTTCCTTGAACCCTCAGCTGGTGGCCACGGTGGCACAGGCGACTGCCGGGCCCGGAATTGTGACCGAGTCGCCGCCGTCGTCCTCCAGCTCGTCATCGTTCATGATGATGGACTGCGGAGTGAGCAGCAGCAGTGGCGGCGGCGGGGTTGGTGAGAGGAAGCAGCAGGTTCCGGTGGTGGCTGCGGCCACGACGACGGTCAGCAGTTCCGGCGAGGAAGGTAAGATCGACTGTGACGAGGACATTACGGATCTGAACGTGATTGGTAGCAGTACCAGTATGGCGACGACGGAATCTTCCGAGGCCGCGATGGAAGAGGTCATCAAGACCACGCGGGCTCTTGATTCGGAGTCGGAACTGCTCGATAGTCGGAGCAGCAGTGTCGTTAGCAATTGCCACCGGCTTAGCAGCGGTGGCAGTGTTGGAAGTGTTAGCGAGAACAATAACAGCGCGGAGGGAAGTGGCTCGTTGTGTCCGCTGTCAGCGAACGGGGCTGCCAGTGCCAGCTCCTCTCAGTTTATGGCGACAAACATTGAAATTGCCGAAACATGA